One Streptomyces sp. NBC_00223 genomic window carries:
- a CDS encoding magnesium and cobalt transport protein CorA, giving the protein MIVDCAIYRDGHRAGTPDDLSDALAEARAAGDSFVWVGVHEPTAGEFELLASEFGLHPLAVEDALKAHQRPKLETYRDSLFTVVKPLSYDDAAGRVTAAEVMVFVGDCFVVTVRHGPARTPSEVRTRLEKDPVLLRYGPVAVLYAICDSVVDAYMDVAAELQMDLEELEEQVFAPSGGDATRVAGVIYAFKRQVLEFRRATGPLADPMARLAGGASPFVNEHTRPFFRDVADHLTRANEAGDGLDHLLSDILAAHLTQVGVRQNDDMRKISAWAAMAAAPTMIAGIYGMNFHHMPELRQIWGYPAALALMATVVTFLYFQFKRRGWM; this is encoded by the coding sequence GTGATCGTGGACTGCGCCATCTACCGGGACGGACACCGGGCCGGCACCCCGGACGACCTGTCCGACGCGCTGGCCGAGGCCCGCGCCGCCGGCGACTCGTTCGTCTGGGTCGGCGTGCACGAACCCACTGCCGGGGAGTTCGAACTGCTCGCCTCGGAGTTCGGGCTGCACCCGCTCGCCGTCGAGGACGCCCTCAAGGCCCATCAGCGCCCCAAGCTGGAGACCTACCGGGACTCCCTGTTCACCGTGGTCAAGCCGTTGAGCTACGACGACGCCGCGGGCCGGGTGACCGCCGCCGAGGTGATGGTCTTTGTCGGCGACTGCTTCGTGGTGACCGTACGGCACGGGCCCGCGCGCACCCCCTCCGAGGTCCGCACCCGGCTGGAGAAGGACCCCGTGCTGCTGCGGTACGGGCCGGTCGCCGTGCTCTACGCGATCTGCGACAGCGTGGTCGACGCCTACATGGACGTGGCCGCCGAACTCCAGATGGACCTGGAGGAACTGGAGGAGCAGGTCTTCGCGCCCAGCGGCGGCGACGCCACCCGGGTGGCCGGGGTCATCTACGCCTTCAAGCGCCAGGTGCTGGAGTTCCGGCGCGCCACCGGCCCGCTCGCCGACCCGATGGCCCGGCTCGCCGGGGGCGCCTCGCCCTTCGTCAACGAGCACACCCGGCCGTTCTTCCGCGACGTCGCCGACCACCTCACCCGCGCCAACGAGGCCGGCGACGGCCTCGACCACCTGCTGTCCGACATCCTGGCCGCCCACCTCACCCAGGTGGGCGTGCGGCAGAACGACGACATGCGCAAGATCTCCGCCTGGGCGGCCATGGCCGCGGCGCCCACGATGATCGCCGGGATCTACGGCATGAACTTCCACCACATGCCGGAGCTGCGGCAGATTTGGGGCTACCCCGCCGCCCTGGCCCTGATGGCGACGGTGGTCACCTTCCTGTACTTCCAGTTCAAGCGGCGCGGCTGGATGTGA
- the sthA gene encoding Si-specific NAD(P)(+) transhydrogenase, whose translation MPDFDMLVIGSGPGGQKAAIAAAKLGRRVAVVDRPESLGGVSLHTGTIPSKTLREAVLYLTGLNQRDLYGQSYRVKEDITVADLTARTQHVLSREVDVVRSQLARNQVTMLSGTGRFMDDHTVAVRDAQGQDRLVTADFVVIATGTRPARPASVEFDDRTVLDSDSVLNMERVPRSMVIVGAGVIGMEYASMFAALGSKITVVEQRESMLDFCDAEVVEALKYHLRDLAVTFRFGETVSAVERHERGTLTVLASGKKIAADAVMYSAGRQGLTDGLDLDKAGLSADKRGRIAVDEQYRTAVPHIYAVGDVIGFPALAATSMEQGRTAAYHAFGEPVHAVAGLQPIGIYTIPEISFIGRTEDQLTDELIPFEVGVSRYRELARGQIIGDAHGMLKLLVSPTDGRLLGVHCFGTGATELIHVGQAVMGCGGTVDYLVDAVFNYPTLAESYKVAALDVTNKIRQIDRLGD comes from the coding sequence GTGCCCGATTTCGACATGCTCGTCATAGGTTCAGGTCCCGGTGGTCAGAAGGCCGCCATCGCGGCGGCGAAGCTCGGCCGCCGGGTGGCGGTCGTGGACCGCCCCGAGTCGCTCGGCGGTGTGTCCCTGCACACCGGCACCATCCCGTCCAAGACGCTGCGCGAGGCGGTGCTCTATCTCACCGGTCTCAACCAGCGCGACCTCTACGGCCAGAGTTACCGGGTCAAGGAGGACATCACCGTCGCCGATCTGACGGCCAGGACGCAGCACGTCCTCAGCCGCGAGGTCGACGTGGTCCGCAGCCAGCTGGCCAGGAACCAGGTCACGATGCTGTCGGGCACCGGCCGCTTCATGGACGACCACACGGTGGCCGTGCGCGACGCCCAGGGCCAGGACCGGCTGGTGACCGCCGACTTCGTGGTGATAGCCACCGGCACCCGCCCGGCCCGCCCGGCGAGCGTGGAGTTCGACGACCGTACGGTGCTGGACTCCGACAGCGTGCTGAACATGGAGCGGGTGCCGCGCTCGATGGTGATCGTCGGGGCCGGGGTGATCGGCATGGAGTACGCCTCGATGTTCGCCGCGCTCGGCAGCAAGATCACCGTGGTGGAGCAGCGGGAGTCCATGCTGGACTTCTGCGACGCGGAGGTCGTCGAGGCGCTCAAGTACCATCTGCGCGACCTCGCGGTGACCTTCCGCTTCGGCGAGACGGTCTCGGCCGTGGAGCGCCATGAGCGGGGCACCCTGACGGTGCTGGCGAGCGGCAAGAAGATCGCCGCGGACGCGGTGATGTACTCCGCCGGACGGCAGGGGCTCACCGACGGACTCGACCTGGACAAGGCCGGGTTGAGCGCGGACAAGCGGGGCCGGATCGCGGTGGACGAGCAGTACCGCACCGCGGTGCCGCACATCTACGCCGTCGGCGACGTCATCGGCTTCCCCGCGCTGGCCGCGACCTCGATGGAGCAGGGCCGTACCGCCGCCTACCACGCCTTCGGCGAGCCGGTGCACGCGGTCGCTGGCCTCCAGCCGATCGGCATCTACACGATCCCGGAGATCAGCTTCATCGGGCGGACCGAGGACCAGCTCACCGACGAGCTGATCCCGTTCGAGGTCGGGGTCTCCCGCTACCGCGAGCTGGCCCGCGGGCAGATCATCGGCGACGCGCACGGCATGCTCAAGCTGCTGGTCTCCCCCACCGACGGCCGGCTGCTGGGCGTGCACTGCTTCGGCACGGGCGCGACCGAGCTGATCCACGTCGGGCAGGCGGTGATGGGCTGCGGCGGGACCGTCGACTACCTGGTCGACGCGGTGTTCAACTACCCGACGCTGGCGGAGTCGTACAAGGTCGCGGCGCTGGACGTCACCAACAAGATCCGGCAGATCGACCGCCTCGGCGACTGA
- a CDS encoding class I SAM-dependent methyltransferase family protein yields the protein MDWHAWHDDYDRPDSPLTRRLHTVQGLIRQALDAAPPGPLRAVSVCAGQGRDLIGALADHPRRADVTARLVELDPRNTARARQAAEAAGLGGVEVVTGDAAATDAYAGLVPAELVLMVGVFGNLTDADIERAAGWCTQLCANGGTLIWTRHRKQPDVFPRICGWLEERGFERVWLSPPDERQGIGTHRFTGVPRPLEPGARMFSFVGYDVLARG from the coding sequence ATGGACTGGCACGCATGGCATGACGACTACGACCGCCCCGACTCGCCGCTCACCCGGCGGCTGCACACCGTCCAGGGCCTGATCCGGCAGGCCCTGGACGCGGCGCCGCCGGGCCCGCTGCGCGCGGTGAGCGTGTGCGCCGGGCAGGGCCGCGACCTGATCGGCGCCCTGGCCGACCACCCCCGGCGCGCGGACGTGACGGCGCGGCTGGTGGAACTCGACCCGCGCAACACCGCGCGGGCCCGGCAGGCGGCCGAGGCGGCCGGCCTGGGCGGGGTCGAGGTGGTGACCGGCGACGCGGCCGCGACCGACGCCTACGCGGGCCTGGTCCCGGCCGAACTGGTGCTGATGGTCGGGGTGTTCGGCAATCTGACCGACGCCGACATCGAGCGCGCCGCGGGCTGGTGCACACAACTGTGCGCGAACGGCGGCACCCTGATCTGGACCCGGCACCGCAAGCAGCCCGACGTCTTCCCGCGGATCTGCGGCTGGCTGGAGGAGCGCGGCTTCGAGCGGGTGTGGCTGTCGCCGCCGGACGAGCGCCAGGGCATCGGGACGCACCGCTTCACCGGTGTCCCGCGACCGCTGGAGCCGGGGGCGCGGATGTTCTCCTTCGTCGGGTACGACGTACTGGCGCGGGGCTGA
- a CDS encoding cellulose binding domain-containing protein, which produces MPVRRVLSKAAPWRRRIAAGALATALGAALLAGGGTAAADPAGPADPGGSAVNVTVNANEGFGTIPDTAYGLNSAIWDSQMNVPEVQDLLQAAKIGMLRYPGGSYGDIYHWQDNTAPGGYVAPGTDFDSFMGTVKKIGAQPILIANYGSGTPQEAADWVRYANVTKGYGAKFWEVGNELYGNGHYGSGWETDNHADTSPTEYADNVVKYASAMKAVDPTVKVGAVLTLPGNWPDGVMAGNETADWNHTVIPLIAGKADFVIVHWYPGGSNAAQTLNSPAQLTGELAQLRDQLDAAGAAGTPVALTEVNSNVYEDTQPNALFGADAYLTALQSGVFTVDWWDTHNGPEAISTAPDGATDFQDYGILSSGTCVGTVCEPALNTPFPTYYAIKMLSEVGRPGDQLVNAGSSSALVSAHAVHRANGDLSVLLINKDPANAQNVALHYTGFTPDPSSATVATFRDQASDIDKATTSNTAAQTLPPYSLTTITLHPAAGSASALSAPGAPKVTAVSDTSATVSWTPATGGKADRYEVYRQLGTTSELLVGSTGTSATVHNLTPGTTYTWNVLARDSSGRLSRPSEPVTVRTGTPVSSTCQVSYQVTGGWGNGFNANVSVTNTGPTPITGWTLAFSFPSSDESISGFWNANITEQGRNVVATPVDWNGTLAANGGNSASFGFTGANNGAYPPPTVFTLNGTVCTTT; this is translated from the coding sequence GTGCCCGTCCGAAGAGTTCTGTCCAAGGCGGCGCCCTGGCGCCGCCGTATCGCCGCGGGGGCCCTGGCCACCGCGCTCGGCGCCGCACTGCTGGCCGGCGGCGGCACCGCCGCGGCCGACCCCGCGGGTCCGGCCGACCCGGGTGGTTCCGCGGTCAATGTGACCGTCAACGCCAATGAGGGGTTCGGCACGATCCCCGACACGGCGTACGGGCTCAACAGCGCCATCTGGGACTCCCAGATGAACGTGCCCGAGGTCCAGGACCTCCTCCAGGCGGCGAAGATCGGGATGCTGCGCTACCCCGGTGGCTCGTACGGCGACATCTACCACTGGCAGGACAACACCGCGCCCGGCGGCTATGTCGCTCCCGGCACGGACTTCGACTCCTTCATGGGAACCGTGAAGAAGATCGGCGCGCAGCCCATCCTCATCGCGAACTACGGCTCCGGCACCCCGCAGGAGGCCGCGGACTGGGTGCGGTACGCCAACGTCACCAAGGGCTACGGCGCCAAGTTCTGGGAGGTCGGCAACGAGCTGTACGGCAACGGGCACTACGGCTCCGGCTGGGAGACCGACAACCACGCCGACACCTCGCCGACCGAGTACGCCGACAACGTGGTGAAGTACGCCTCCGCGATGAAGGCCGTGGACCCGACGGTCAAGGTCGGCGCCGTGCTCACCCTGCCGGGCAACTGGCCGGACGGGGTGATGGCCGGGAACGAGACCGCGGACTGGAACCACACGGTGATCCCGCTGATCGCCGGCAAGGCCGACTTCGTGATCGTGCACTGGTACCCGGGCGGCTCCAACGCGGCCCAGACGCTCAACTCTCCGGCGCAACTGACCGGTGAGCTCGCGCAGTTGCGCGACCAGCTGGACGCGGCGGGCGCCGCGGGCACCCCGGTCGCGCTGACCGAGGTGAACTCGAACGTCTACGAGGACACCCAGCCGAACGCCCTCTTCGGCGCGGACGCGTACCTGACCGCGCTGCAGAGCGGGGTGTTCACGGTCGACTGGTGGGACACCCACAACGGCCCGGAGGCCATCAGCACCGCGCCCGACGGTGCCACGGACTTCCAGGACTACGGCATCCTGTCCAGCGGCACCTGCGTCGGCACGGTGTGCGAGCCGGCGCTCAACACCCCCTTCCCGACCTACTACGCGATCAAGATGCTCAGCGAAGTGGGCCGCCCCGGGGACCAGTTGGTGAATGCCGGGAGCAGCAGCGCGCTGGTGTCCGCGCACGCGGTGCACCGCGCCAACGGCGATCTGAGCGTGCTGCTGATCAACAAGGACCCGGCGAACGCGCAGAACGTGGCCCTGCACTACACCGGCTTCACCCCGGACCCGTCCTCCGCGACCGTGGCGACCTTCCGCGACCAGGCGTCGGACATCGACAAGGCGACCACGTCCAACACCGCGGCGCAGACCCTGCCGCCGTACTCGCTGACCACCATCACCCTGCACCCCGCCGCGGGCAGCGCCTCGGCGCTGTCGGCGCCCGGCGCGCCCAAGGTGACGGCCGTGAGCGACACCTCGGCCACCGTGTCGTGGACCCCGGCCACCGGCGGCAAGGCCGACCGCTACGAGGTCTACCGGCAGCTGGGCACGACCAGCGAGCTGCTGGTCGGCTCCACGGGCACCTCCGCGACGGTGCACAACCTGACGCCCGGCACCACGTACACCTGGAACGTGCTGGCGCGGGACTCCAGCGGGCGGCTGTCGCGGCCCTCGGAGCCGGTCACCGTACGGACCGGGACCCCGGTCAGCTCGACCTGCCAGGTCTCCTACCAGGTCACGGGGGGCTGGGGGAACGGCTTCAACGCGAATGTGAGCGTCACCAACACCGGTCCGACGCCGATCACCGGCTGGACGCTCGCCTTCTCCTTCCCCAGCAGCGACGAGTCGATCAGCGGCTTCTGGAACGCGAACATCACTGAGCAGGGCCGGAACGTGGTGGCGACGCCGGTGGACTGGAACGGCACGCTGGCCGCGAACGGCGGCAACTCCGCGAGCTTCGGCTTCACGGGAGCGAACAACGGCGCCTATCCGCCCCCGACCGTGTTCACTCTCAACGGTACGGTCTGCACGACGACCTGA
- a CDS encoding hydrophobic protein, with product MGPLLLVLLLALILFGVGFAVKVLWWVAVVVLIVWLLGFVARGTHSSGRRGRWYRW from the coding sequence ATGGGTCCACTTCTTTTGGTTCTGCTGCTCGCGCTGATCCTGTTCGGCGTGGGTTTCGCGGTGAAGGTGTTGTGGTGGGTGGCGGTCGTCGTCCTCATCGTCTGGCTGCTCGGCTTTGTCGCACGCGGCACCCACAGCAGCGGACGCCGGGGACGCTGGTACCGCTGGTAG
- a CDS encoding 3-keto-5-aminohexanoate cleavage protein produces MLQVCLNGARERSDCERLPVTPQELGDAAAEAVAAGARAVHIHPKDDRGADTMAPVHVDAAVASVRASAPGIPIGVTTGEWTDPDAARRAALVRSWSVLPDHASVNWHEEGAEAVADALLETGIGIEAGVFSGTDAARRLRAWPHAARVLRVLAEVTDTDPRTAPGTAAALLDELAALYGPGGLGRHPVLLHGEDGGAWAVLRVAAARGLDTRIGLEDALLLPDATPAPDNASLVQAALDIITKESPH; encoded by the coding sequence ATGTTGCAGGTATGCCTCAACGGCGCCAGAGAGCGATCCGACTGCGAACGGCTTCCGGTGACGCCCCAGGAACTGGGCGACGCCGCCGCGGAGGCCGTCGCGGCCGGGGCCCGGGCCGTGCACATCCATCCGAAGGACGACCGGGGCGCCGACACGATGGCGCCGGTCCATGTGGACGCGGCCGTCGCGTCGGTACGGGCCTCGGCCCCCGGCATCCCGATCGGGGTGACCACCGGGGAGTGGACCGATCCCGACGCCGCGCGGCGTGCCGCTCTGGTGCGGTCCTGGTCCGTACTGCCCGACCACGCCTCGGTGAACTGGCACGAGGAGGGCGCCGAAGCGGTCGCCGACGCCCTGCTGGAGACCGGTATCGGCATCGAGGCGGGCGTGTTCTCCGGTACGGACGCGGCGCGGCGGCTGCGGGCCTGGCCGCACGCGGCGCGGGTGCTGCGGGTGCTCGCGGAGGTCACCGACACGGATCCGCGTACCGCGCCCGGTACGGCGGCGGCGCTGCTGGACGAGCTGGCGGCGCTGTACGGGCCCGGCGGCCTCGGCCGCCATCCCGTGCTGCTGCACGGCGAGGACGGCGGCGCGTGGGCGGTGCTCCGGGTCGCCGCGGCGCGCGGCCTCGACACCCGGATCGGCCTTGAGGACGCCCTCCTCCTCCCCGACGCCACCCCCGCCCCCGACAACGCCTCCCTCGTCCAGGCCGCCCTGGACATCATCACAAAGGAGTCCCCCCACTAA
- a CDS encoding PHP domain-containing protein: MEPIEALERIAFLLERAQAPTYRVRAFRNAAEVLGALPPADRERRARTGRFTDLKGIGATTGQVIAEAYEGRTPAYLADLEEEARTPLTEGGRELRAALRGDCHLHSDWSDGGSPVETMALAARGLGHEWAVLTDHSPRLKIARGLSADRLLRQLDLVAELADRLAPFRLLTGIECDILPDGSLDQRDDLLDRLDLVVASAHSELRMAAPAFTARLLAAVANPRVDVLGHCTNRLIGGKGRPESSFDAEAVFAACARAGTAVEINSRPERRDPPGRLLALARDAGALFSIDSDAHAPGQLDWQILGCARAERAGIPPARIVNTWTADQLLTWTTTARLPPRATPA; this comes from the coding sequence ATGGAACCGATCGAGGCGCTGGAACGGATCGCGTTCCTGCTGGAACGCGCGCAGGCCCCCACCTACCGGGTCCGGGCCTTCCGCAACGCGGCCGAGGTGCTGGGCGCCCTGCCGCCGGCCGACCGGGAACGCCGGGCGCGCACCGGCCGGTTCACCGACCTCAAGGGCATCGGCGCCACCACCGGGCAGGTGATCGCCGAGGCGTACGAGGGGCGTACCCCGGCGTATCTGGCCGATCTGGAGGAGGAGGCCCGCACCCCGCTCACCGAGGGCGGCCGGGAGCTGCGGGCCGCCCTGCGCGGCGACTGCCATCTGCACTCCGACTGGTCGGACGGCGGCAGTCCGGTCGAGACGATGGCGCTGGCCGCGCGGGGGCTCGGCCACGAGTGGGCCGTGCTCACCGACCACAGCCCGCGGCTGAAGATCGCCCGCGGGCTGAGCGCGGACCGGCTGCTGCGCCAGCTCGACCTCGTCGCCGAACTCGCGGACCGGCTCGCGCCCTTCCGGCTGCTCACCGGGATCGAGTGCGACATCCTCCCCGACGGCTCCCTCGACCAGCGCGACGACCTGCTGGACCGGCTCGACCTGGTGGTCGCCTCGGCCCACTCCGAACTGCGGATGGCCGCGCCCGCCTTCACCGCGCGGCTGCTGGCGGCGGTGGCCAATCCGCGGGTGGACGTGCTCGGACACTGCACCAACCGGCTGATCGGCGGGAAGGGGCGGCCCGAGTCCTCCTTCGACGCGGAGGCGGTCTTCGCCGCCTGCGCGCGGGCGGGCACGGCCGTGGAGATCAACAGCCGGCCCGAGCGGCGTGACCCGCCGGGCCGGCTGCTCGCCCTCGCCCGGGACGCGGGCGCGCTGTTCAGCATCGACAGCGACGCGCACGCGCCCGGGCAGCTCGACTGGCAGATCCTCGGCTGCGCCCGCGCCGAGCGGGCGGGCATCCCGCCCGCCCGCATCGTGAACACCTGGACGGCGGACCAGCTCCTGACCTGGACCACCACGGCCCGCCTCCCGCCGAGGGCTACACCCGCCTGA
- a CDS encoding GH25 family lysozyme, translated as MTVKGIDVASYQDTGYATAGLDFVMVKTTEGTTYLNPKHAAQVATGRAHSLVVGHYHFVRPGSMSAQADYFLKNAAPKAGDLLALDWEDTGVSGADKDTFIKHLQAASPTHRVLLYCNRDFWLNRDHTSFCGDGLWIADPGTAGKPRIEHAWRFHQYSTAGGVDHNVGNFATKAALRTWAAKGGTAQPGYVPFPGASWFTVGRRSPVVASMHARLVAVGCDHYQSSANKDVIGSGDVASYEAWQRAYNTAHKKGWSGSALKWPPGKETWDALKVPVA; from the coding sequence ATGACCGTCAAGGGAATCGACGTCGCCTCCTACCAGGACACCGGCTACGCCACGGCCGGTCTGGACTTCGTGATGGTCAAGACCACCGAAGGCACCACGTACCTCAACCCCAAGCACGCCGCGCAGGTCGCCACCGGCCGCGCGCACTCCCTGGTCGTCGGCCACTACCACTTCGTACGGCCGGGCTCGATGAGCGCCCAGGCCGACTACTTCCTCAAGAACGCCGCCCCCAAGGCCGGTGACCTGCTGGCCCTGGACTGGGAGGACACGGGCGTCAGCGGCGCGGACAAGGACACCTTCATCAAGCATCTCCAGGCCGCCTCGCCCACCCACCGGGTCCTGCTCTACTGCAACCGTGACTTCTGGCTCAACCGGGACCACACCTCGTTCTGCGGCGACGGACTGTGGATCGCCGACCCGGGCACGGCCGGCAAGCCCCGGATCGAACACGCCTGGCGCTTCCACCAGTACAGCACCGCCGGCGGCGTCGACCACAACGTCGGTAACTTCGCCACGAAGGCCGCGCTGCGGACCTGGGCGGCCAAGGGCGGCACGGCCCAGCCCGGGTACGTGCCCTTCCCCGGGGCGAGCTGGTTCACCGTCGGGCGCCGCTCGCCGGTCGTCGCCTCGATGCACGCCCGGCTGGTGGCGGTGGGCTGCGACCACTACCAGAGCAGCGCCAACAAGGACGTCATCGGCTCCGGCGACGTCGCGTCGTACGAGGCGTGGCAGCGCGCCTACAACACCGCCCACAAGAAGGGCTGGAGCGGCAGCGCCCTCAAGTGGCCGCCCGGCAAGGAGACCTGGGACGCGCTCAAGGTGCCCGTGGCCTGA
- a CDS encoding DedA family protein, translating to MHTVTDWLSRASGPAVYAVVAALVFCEDALFFGFVLPGETAVVLGGVVANQGRISVYWLAALVVLAAVAGDSVGYEVGRRYGSRILETKALAAHHERIDRAQRLIRRRGPTAVFLGRFIAFFRALMPALAGISRMPYRVFLLFNAAGGLVWGVGFTLLGYFAGSAYKQVEHTAGTAAAITVAVLAVVALVVWHFRRKRREDESERGGGQGPGNGNGHGNSHGNGNG from the coding sequence ATGCACACCGTCACCGACTGGCTCTCGCGGGCCTCGGGACCCGCGGTGTACGCCGTCGTCGCCGCGCTGGTCTTCTGCGAGGACGCCCTCTTCTTCGGCTTCGTGCTGCCCGGCGAGACGGCGGTCGTCCTCGGCGGGGTCGTCGCCAACCAGGGCCGGATCTCGGTCTACTGGCTCGCCGCCCTGGTCGTCCTCGCCGCGGTCGCCGGCGACAGCGTCGGATACGAGGTCGGCCGCCGCTACGGCTCGCGCATCCTGGAGACCAAGGCGCTGGCCGCCCACCACGAACGCATCGACCGCGCCCAGCGGCTGATCCGGCGCCGGGGGCCGACGGCCGTCTTCCTCGGCCGGTTCATCGCCTTCTTCCGCGCGCTGATGCCCGCGCTGGCCGGCATCTCCCGTATGCCCTACCGGGTCTTCCTGCTCTTCAACGCCGCGGGCGGCCTGGTCTGGGGCGTCGGCTTCACTCTGCTCGGCTACTTCGCGGGCAGCGCCTACAAGCAGGTCGAGCACACGGCGGGAACGGCCGCCGCGATCACCGTGGCGGTGCTCGCCGTCGTCGCACTGGTCGTCTGGCACTTCCGCCGCAAGCGGCGCGAGGACGAGAGCGAGCGCGGGGGCGGGCAGGGGCCCGGCAACGGGAACGGTCACGGCAACAGCCACGGGAACGGGAACGGCTGA
- a CDS encoding PRC-barrel domain-containing protein, which translates to MIQPADLREWRDHDVVDAEDHKIGVLEAVYVDTVTDLPSVVTVRTGLPTRHRLVFVPVGDVTAGPGYVRVPYTKALVRSAPSIGTDDVLPVEDEEAIFRHYGLPYKPGPDGARQLARR; encoded by the coding sequence ATGATCCAACCCGCTGATCTTCGCGAGTGGCGTGATCACGACGTGGTCGACGCGGAGGACCACAAGATCGGTGTCCTGGAAGCGGTCTATGTGGACACCGTCACGGACCTGCCCTCGGTGGTCACGGTCCGTACCGGACTGCCCACCCGCCACCGGCTGGTGTTCGTGCCGGTCGGCGACGTGACCGCGGGACCGGGCTATGTACGCGTGCCGTACACGAAGGCGCTGGTGAGGTCCGCCCCCTCGATCGGAACGGACGACGTCCTCCCGGTCGAGGACGAGGAGGCGATTTTCCGGCACTACGGCCTGCCGTACAAGCCCGGCCCGGACGGCGCGCGGCAGCTGGCCCGCCGCTGA
- a CDS encoding aldo/keto reductase, with amino-acid sequence MRYTRLGSTGLEVSALSLGCMSYGASDRGSHPWTLDEDTSRGLIRRTLEAGVNFFDTANVYSDGTSEEIVGRALRDFAQRDDVVIATKVHGRMRPGPNGGGLSRRAILSEIDNSLRRLQVDYVDLYQIHRWDNETPIEETLEALHDVVKAGKARYIGASSMHAWQFAKALHTSERHGWTRFATMQNHYNLLYREEEREMLPLCADQGIGVLPWSPLARGRLTRPWDVVTSRMETDDFGNTLYLDDDRFVVERVAELAAKRGLPAGQISLAWLHRNPVVTAPIVGITKPEHLDDAVASLDVELSAEEVAYLEEPYVPHNVVGFR; translated from the coding sequence ATGCGTTACACACGTCTGGGATCGACCGGCCTGGAGGTCTCGGCGCTCAGTCTGGGCTGCATGAGTTACGGCGCCTCGGACCGCGGCAGCCACCCGTGGACCCTGGACGAGGACACCAGCCGCGGGCTCATCCGGCGGACGCTGGAGGCCGGGGTGAACTTCTTCGACACCGCCAATGTCTACTCCGACGGCACCAGCGAGGAGATCGTCGGCCGGGCGCTGCGCGACTTCGCCCAGCGCGACGACGTGGTCATCGCCACCAAGGTGCACGGCCGGATGCGCCCCGGGCCCAACGGCGGCGGCCTGTCGCGCCGGGCGATCCTCAGCGAGATCGACAACAGCCTGCGGCGGCTCCAGGTCGACTACGTGGACCTCTACCAGATCCACCGCTGGGACAACGAGACCCCGATCGAGGAGACGCTCGAAGCGCTGCACGACGTGGTCAAGGCGGGCAAGGCCCGCTACATCGGGGCGTCCTCGATGCACGCCTGGCAGTTCGCCAAGGCGCTGCACACCTCAGAACGGCACGGATGGACCCGCTTCGCGACCATGCAGAACCACTACAACCTCCTCTACCGCGAGGAGGAGCGCGAGATGCTGCCGCTCTGCGCCGACCAGGGTATCGGCGTCCTGCCGTGGAGCCCGCTGGCCCGCGGCCGGCTGACCCGCCCCTGGGACGTGGTGACCTCGCGGATGGAGACCGACGACTTCGGCAACACCCTCTACCTCGACGACGACCGCTTCGTGGTCGAGCGGGTGGCCGAACTCGCCGCCAAGCGCGGTCTGCCCGCCGGCCAGATCTCCCTGGCCTGGCTGCACCGCAACCCGGTCGTGACCGCCCCCATCGTCGGCATCACCAAGCCGGAGCACCTGGACGACGCGGTGGCCTCGCTCGACGTGGAGCTGAGCGCCGAGGAGGTCGCCTACCTCGAAGAGCCCTATGTGCCGCACAACGTGGTGGGCTTCCGCTGA